The Vicia villosa cultivar HV-30 ecotype Madison, WI linkage group LG1, Vvil1.0, whole genome shotgun sequence genome includes a region encoding these proteins:
- the LOC131602948 gene encoding LOB domain-containing protein 42-like: MKLSCNGCRTLHKGCSDDCIIKPCLEWINSPESQCNATLFLAKFFGRTGLLNLLANASKQNAPAVFRSLLYEASGRLINPTYGALGLFWAGEWSRCEAAVQAVLTGSDINEVVVVDGKISSTTLMAENYAIQVPTTYDIRHVAKGTNMGIKNKTQFKRITQVFKSKPPVGSVDSKTLLKSLFENTNVETIEASSVNQIEPNEVIETQVNLELSLNFDSKSNQRKEIDY, translated from the exons ATGAAACTGAGTTGCAATGGTTGTCGTACTCTTCACAAAGGTTGTAGTGACGACTGCATCATCAAGCCTTGCCTTGAGTGGATAAATTCCCCTGAATCTCAATGCAATGCCACCCTCTTCCTTGCCAAATTCTTTGGCCGAACTGGCTTGCTCAACCTCCTCGCCAATGCTTCCAAACAAAATGCCCCAG CTGTTTTTAGATCATTATTGTACGAGGCTTCAGGTAGATTGATAAATCCAACATATGGAGCACTTGGTTTATTTTGGGCAGGAGAATGGAGCCGATGTGAAGCTGCAGTTCAAGCTGTGCTGACTGGATCAGACATTAATGAAGTTGTAGTTGTTGATGGAAAGATATCATCAACTACACTCATGGCTGAAAATTACGCCATTCAAGTTCCAACAACCTATGATATACGCCACGTGGCAAAAGGCACCAACATGGGCATCAAAAATAAAACTCAATTCAAGAGAATCACACAAGTTTTCAAATCTAAGCCACCAGTTGGTTCTGTCGACTCAAAAACACTTTTGaaatcactttttgaaaatacCAATGTGGAAACTATTGAGGCTTCATCGGTGAATCAGATTGAGCCGAATGAAGTCATTGAGACTCAGGTGAACTTAGAGCTCAGTCTCAACTTCGATAGCAAATCAAATCAAAGAAaagaaatagattattaa